The Calliopsis andreniformis isolate RMS-2024a chromosome 10, iyCalAndr_principal, whole genome shotgun sequence nucleotide sequence TTAACAGTTTAAGTCTCAATTGAAATAGTTTTAAAAAGTAAATAGTAATCTACACAAAATGGTCAAAATTATAGTAGAATCTTAATTAACCAAACTTCGATTAATTATAATTTGTATTACCTTGTATTGTGCATAGTCTAATAATTAGACTACAGAATTTTACATAAaagcatatttttataaatgcagctaaaaaaatgaaatctaaataaaaattaatttcacttttcacaTATTACAATTGTATATTATATGCATTCTGGAATCTTTTATCCATTTGAAATTTCCATAAATTCATAAAGATTCTTATTCTTCTAATAACAATAAGAGTACAGTAGAACATTGATTAAGATTTAAAACCAGCAATCAAAATGTgtatcaaatttgaatattgtgaaACTTCAGGTAAACAGTGTTTTTTGCTATATTTTAAGTTTCAAGTTTGAGTCTCTTTACTGTTAAGTCAATAAATTAAGGTCCTACTGTACATACAGTCTTTGATATTTTAAGGGGGTACAAATACATTAAAGGACAGAACTGAAGTGAAAAAGTTTTGATACCTTTTATTGTATCTCTCActgtttaacttttataaagatTTAAAAATCGGAAATGCTCGTAAAAAAGAACATAGGTAACACATACAGATGAAGTGTAGACCTAAAGACTGTAGGATGTCAAGTAGGATGTAGTGATCGACAGACCTGGGACCATTTACAATAGGAGTCTCACTGAAAGACTTGTGTTTAGGAGCATCTTAACATATGTTTCAAGCCATTCCAAACGAAACATAACTTTATCAAGCAATCGAATTTTCTAGATCAACGGACTCTTTCTATGTGTTTGTCTTACCGATATACACGAGCTACTCTTCGTTTCAGAACATAGTGCTaattttaaggcattattactaTAAAGCAAAAGCAAATTGAACACTATGTTACAGTACATTTTATGATCCGATTTCAATTTCCTACCGCTACTTAAAATATCAAAGGCtgtatttgttacaccctgtacattaagtaaattaaaaaattgttttaactTATTTATTTTAACTATTTTGCACTCAAATTTAGGTCGCTGGCCGAAGAAATCAGCAGAGTTTTTGCTGCAGCTCTTAAGGAATGCAGAAAGCAATGCTGATGTAGCTGGATTAGAGACTGAACGACTCGTAATTAGTCACATTCAAGTTAATCACGCTCCCTGTTTGCGTAGAAGAACATACAGAGCTCACGGTCGTATCAACCGTTagtattttcaaatataattatttaacaTGTAAAAACAATAGTAATTACTTTACAGCTTAacgttaattttttttatttttctagccTATATGAGTTCTCCTTGTCACATTGAGGTAATTTTGACTGAGAAAGAAGATTTTGTAATGAAGAGCCCTGCAGAAGAGCCTTCGAAAAAGAAAGTCAGTAAGAAGAAGCTTGCTAAGCAGAAAGAAAAAATGATGAGAGAATAATTTTGTGCACTAGGTGGACATCAAATATACTGTGGAAAATGAAGGTTCTTTGTCTTATAATTTTTCTGTGTTATTTGCGTCCTTTTTTcccattaatatttaatttatttcaaGCAAAATAGAAGTATTTACAAATTAAGCTTAGTTAATCACTTTCTATAGATTAATATTGTTCGGGAGTCAATCGCATCTATGGCTTCAGTAACTTTTTCACTTTTGATAATACTTCAACATCAATATGATTCGGGGAATAAAATATCCTTAATATTACCAAAAAATTCATATGCTCCAAGATCTGGGTTAAGTCCGCTAAGGTCAGGAATGTACTAAATACTTAAaaatacatagaaatgacgtgaaaattttattttcttataaagtaaatattttatttcgccTTCAAAACATATTCAAAATATACTCTAGTGTCTATTACAAAATCTAACTACTAGCACTACTTTTTCATTGCTTTTGAAACTTGATATATAAAATAGGAATGTGGAGCTGAATTATAACAGCATGCTATTCACAATGATCATCCACTTATGGATGAAGTGTGAGCTGTTTTTTCGCTTGAAAAATGACGATTGTACATTTCTACTCAGGTTCAATGAAATCCATTGGTGTCAGGAAAGTGGTTCTCGTGTTGTATTTGGTAAAAATAAGCACAGTAATCCTCCgcctgaaatttaaaaattagaatCGTGAAAAAACAGAACGTACCATTTAAGTGTAACTTTCAACTGAGTCTAATTATACAGGATAATAGGATACTGAAGATAACTAACCAATTAAAAGAGCAGCAACAATGAAAGTTGGTGCTGGACAGTACATGTCCAGGAGTTGAGCTATCACTATGTTTCCAATAATTCCTCCAAGACGAGCAGCGACCATGGAAATGGCAATTCCAGTCGCGCGAAGATGTGTAGGGAAAACCTCCGTTATCAAACAGTCCAGTGCAGCGTTTCCACAGCTTATTACACCGCTAAAGATAGCCGAGACAATCAGATTATGGTGCTTATTATACACAAAGTACAATCCAATTGAACACATCCCCGACGATAGTGTACTAAACACTGTAAACAAGTGTACAAACaattaaaattctattttacgtGATGATAATCTATATATAGATTGATCTATACATATAATTAAAGCGTTCTTATGAAAAGTAGCGTAAGTGTCAAAATTGAAAACTGGTATGTGTCAtagaatattttttgtttttgttaattttttttttaacaaaaaacaaaatttttcaaTCTTGGCACTTACGCTATTTTCCATAAAAACGCTTCAATTACGTGGTAGATGCAACTATACATTTTCACATCTGATGAAcacaatttattttaaatttatagcaTTAATTGACTGTACTTAGATCTAGGCTCTAGCAAAGTAGTTTTCTAAATTTTTAGGATGagagtttttaatgaaattagaaTAGAACGCTTACCGAGAAAAAATTTGCGCCCAAGACGGTCCATTCCCAAAACGGCGACAATATTAGCTGGAATAGCGGACGCCACAGTGATCAGCGATTCCAGAAACACGGAGGCGCCGATCTTATCAGAGCAAAGGTTCTCAACATTGTGAGAATCTTTCTGAACTACATATTCGGTCACCTGGCAGATCGAGGCGACTTTGGTAGGATGATCGCGATTGAATTCGTCGAAACGATTAAACAACTCTGGGAACCACATCATTAGACCATAGTAACCGATGTGGAAGGTGAAGTTTATAATGATAGAGATTATGGTGAAGCGAAGGATTGGTGAAATAAAGAGTTGTTTACTGTTGTCCACAATGTCGCTGAGCATTGTTTTGCATTTGTTCTTCTCGATGTCCCCTTTCGAGGGCTCTGGTTCTTGGAAGTTATCGAGAATTAATTCTTTCACCTATGGAATTAAGAtttattaaaaaacaagttgTTAGAAGACAAATTTTAGTGATATTGAACCCTAAACTGATTGAGTGAGATTATAGTAACGATATATCGTAGATGCCCTATTTATGAACAAAATTGATATAATTATAACTACCGATTGAAATATCTGTAATGCTAGAatagatatttttaaaatacagacGAACTCTATAATGTTTCTTTATTAGTTAAAAATAGTTTTCTTAGACGTTTTAagtttattaataatatttaccGTGTAAGTGTCACGCGGTTTGCCAGTGTTAATGGCATAAATTCCGCGGAAGATATCGAGCGCTTCCTCGTATCTTCCGCAGGATAAGAGGTATTTGGGAGATTCAGGGAGCAGCAGGAGCAGCCCCGCGACGATAAACGACGGAGCAGCGCAGATCAGCAGGAAGATTCGCCAAGAATTGTATGTGAACGACGAGCTTACAATACCGATGTCATTAGGGATGATTGACCACGCCAGACCTAAAAAACAAGTATACTTATTTAAAAACCATCAAGAATTCTACATTTCAATATTAAACAAAGTACAAATAAAATGGTGGGTATAGTGACAATCATCATTGGAGGCAATCTACTTGATCTTTTTATAAGGCAGAATTATATTACATGAAGAATCCTAGTTCAGTGTTGAACAGCgtgaccattcagattattttagATTATGCATAGTTAGAAATTACTACGAAGAAATGTATATGTATGGTCTCTTGTCAGAGGGCACCCACCAGCAACAAAAAGGTTCCCAAGGGTCCAAAATGCAGCCATGAAGGATAGCATCGAGCCTCGTTTAGACTTTGGTTGAAACTCTGCGAAGTAGGACCAGATAACTGGCCCACTGCCGCCAAGACTAAAACAGAATACATAATTAGTAGATACATGTAGATGTTAACATTTTTCAAGGTACTTATAGGTTCAACTTTTACAAAACATAGAACCCAATAACTTCAGTTAGATCTATAAAATATGGAATCTATTATTTAAactaaacttttgcatctgcatcATAATATAAAGAATATTCTTAAGTACCAATTTATCAGAAATAGATTTAGGATCAGCTTACGCAGCACCGTTGAGAAACCGGAAGAACATGAAGAGTTCATAGGATTGGCTGAAGCTGGACGCGACGATGCAAAGGGCGTTCGTGAAGGAGATGGCGATGAGAACCTTTCGACGACCTAGGGCATCTGCCACAGAGCCCCAGGCGTAGGCACCGGCCATCATACCGATGAAGATGATGGAATTCAGCCATCCCTTGGCTTGGGTATCGAGCTTTAGGTCACATTGTGCACTTGGCAGGATGAAGGACATGGAAATCACGTCCATCTCCTCGCTGGTACTGACGAACCCACATACTGTGAGAAGGAAGTAGTGGAATTTGCCATAGTCTGaaagaattattcaagttagagAAAAAATAATGTTGTTTCAATAGAAGTTGGAGACTCGGAGACTTAAAGAACGGGAATAAAAGAAGTAGAATGGAATATTTTTAGGAAATTGATTCAGTTTCAACAAaatcaatatttaaaattatactTGGTTATTAATATACTACGTATTACTTTACATTATTATGTGCTATTACTTTCTACGACTATCTTTTTCTTCCAGATAATTTTTCAGTTTCTTTTTTACAAAATGTCTACCAGCTTAAAAGAATGTGATATGAGGAATGACAATATTTAGGAGATGCCTTGATAAGTCCTACAATCAGTTTTCGCATGACGTGAGTTTGAGTTTTCCGGGAAAGTGTAGGAATAGTATCTAGGAACTGAGCTTACGTATatccacaaaatacgatattctAGAACTTTTACAATTCTGCAGGCTCAACTTTGTTAAACCCTTTTCTTGGAATTGTTATATTCTTAGTTAAAAATGATTATCCAAATTGAGAAGTAAAGTATTGGTATATAAACTCGTGATTTGGAGTGAAAAACTTAGAGAATGAAAAAGGACGCAGAGGATATAAGATTTCAAAGACATGTAAgatgtattataatttttaagaaCAGTTTTCGCGTTAGTGACTTGAATTTCTAAGAGTAGAAACAGTTTTAAAATAACCTAAGTGCACTGTTGCGCCTTTATTAAAACAATACTATATTCTAGAAATTCCACAGTTTTTGCcaaacttttctattttttttttagaatCATTGTTTTCTCTTCCTTTCTCAGAAGAAAAACAAGTCTTATACTTTGTAAGCTACTTCTCTCTGTCAAGCTATAAACTTAAAACGAATGAAGATTAAAGGAACCATAAATAGAAATTACCAGCAAGTTCGATAGCCTTTTCGAAGTCTGCTTTAACGAAGGATCCTTTCTCGGGATCTAGGGTCTTGCCCTTTGTTCCAATACCTATTGAAAATACAATTTTGTAACATTTCTTTATAAGAGTTATAAGTTTATAAGAAATGGTTCAATTATTTATAGAAAACATCTACTCACGGGCAAGTTCAAGATCCTTGGAACCACAGCCGTTTAGCCGCTCGTCTTTTACATCACACTCTGAAATCGAGCGAATTCAaatcaatatttgaaattttcaaattaatgaTAATCATCCTTGAGAAAAGTGGTTAAAATTAACGTAATATTTGCATAGCGTGTGAAATTTAACGCCTCCTAACGCGTTCTGCAAATATTGGAAGAGCGTTTCTCAATTCTTTTTCACGAGACCATTAATTTTCTGCGCTCATTCACATGTTCATTGTTAACAGATATGTACTAACTAATACGAGATATTTTTCATTCGCTTTTGTAAATCTTTGCACAAAACATAGCAAATTTAAAACTGAAAGTTAAATTATTTAGAATTCCTCTAAAAAAATGTCTAGAGCTCTTTCTTCAAAAAGTATGAAGATATACTAATTTAAAGTGATAAATAATAGTATATACGTACTATGATTGTGCTTTAAATTGAGTTCACTCTCTACCATTCTACGGTATCGACGCAGTTGAGTGAATTCGGCTTGGTGATTGGAGTCAGATGAGAAATCTTCGTGCTCGATGATAGGCTTCGACCGATATTAGGTTGATTGTTGTATCTTGGCGATGTCTTCCTGCTGAATCTGCGCTGATCTGCTGCTGCTCGTCGGCGGGGCTAGGTTCTGCGCTCACTTGCGAGCTGAAACAATAGAATTACAGTTATATTAGTAAAAAAATTAGCTTGAAAGTAGATCCCTTATTAGTTTTCAACTGATCCCTAATTTAAGGATTAAGTTAAATAAATTTCAGGGGACCAAGTACAAAGAGTTATGAAGAGTatagatctctattcacaaacagaaATCAAATTTAGACAATCCTAGTTTTCTTCTTCGTGAATGTGTATACTTCAGACTCTAGAAACTTGGAGTatctaaaattttatttaaaaatccttTTTCGGAAGAAGAATATTTTTCAATACAATTTCCTATGCAAAATCGTTATCATATAGCCacgataaaattttttaatttacgtTAAGTCAAGAATAAGTATTTGTTCATATGAAAATGTAAATTAGAGTTTTCCACACTGAAGAGTACAGGAGTTTGAAGAGTTTTAAAATCTGGAATAGCCTGAAAATTTTGATATCGCATCACAGAGCCTAGCCTTGATTCCTAGATGATTGCACCCGCTTAACATATAAACGAAGCTTTAATTATTACGTGTTCCCACAGTTGTACTACCGACGTAATTACTCCGCATAACATAGCTAGTTTTGCGTGTTGTTTATTCGTTTCACTGAACAAGTATCGTaaaccttgagtggagccttttCATGGGTGAAGACACTCATTTATAGCTATTTATTAAAAACAAATACCATGATCGATACAAAATCTTTGAAATTCCTCTAAGTCAAGTACAATTATATAACTATCActtaaataaaaatcataaaacaAGTAATAAACTAAGTAATTTATTTGCCAGAATGAACGAAGGAAAGAATCTTTATTCATTATCttttaagaatattttttattttttaaattatattttaaggGAGGTTCAAAAGTTTCTTagcaaaatctaagaaaacagtataaaataagaaatgtaTTTACCACGAAGAATAAGGAAATGTGTCGGATAGAAGAAAATCAGAAAAAAAAATAACCCTCGACCGTGACAGGACtcgaacctgcaatcttcggatCCGAAGTCCGACGCCTTATCCGTTAGGCCACACGGTCGTTGAAGGGTAGTTCTCTCAAATTGAAATTTCTAGTAACTGAAGAATCTCACCCCTGTTATTTGCTaacataaataaatttttttggaGATCGAAACCAGCAGAACTACTAAATATTAGATACTTTAAGTAGTCATAGAAATATAGATAATTTCTTAAAGCAAGAATAATCATCTTTTCTGATAACTTTGgaataaattatataaatcaaaataaacTTAGAGTTTTCAGggcaatttaatttaaattattgtattaatgttttctaaggaccaaaaTCAACAGAGCTGTTAAATGCTAAAAATGTTCAATACCAATAGGAAATATACAGCATTTGTTAAACCAGAAATAATATctcttaattttaattaattattagaaACACAGAGTACTTGCATCTGCAATGTATAGCTACTGGAAcattattctaattttttaatttgattcaAGGGATCATTAAGAATTACACTAGCTCCTCAAAAGTTGTATCCTTAGATgttaaattgaattataaaaaatgaaaatgagTTAGATCTGTGATATGCTACATCTACACCATGCTTTTTAGTACTTTCTAAAATTTTGTGTCTTTATATAGCATGTAATACTCCGGCTACATGATAAAAATGTTAAGAATGATTGCAGAGTATTGAGAAAATTTGCAGAAAACTAGATTTAACAGTTCAACCAATGGGCTTGGAGACCATGAAGATTCAACTATGTAATTGCTAGAGTCTTGTGGATCGTCGTTCCAGAAAACGGTTGAATGTTAGCAGACATTGACCAACATCCTGTACTAGAAGTTAAATCGACATCACGCTTGGCTATTGAAAAATTAACTTTTAAAATTAGCTATCGACTACATTATTATCTAGCTATAAACTCGTCGTGAGTGCCTCACTTCTTGCTACTATTCTTTTCCGCTATaattaaacgagtaattaacTTATAAATTGCCTCTAATTTTACTTGAAAACCTGTTGCACCGTATGAACTCGTAATATgatgtaaatattttattagttTATGTTACAGGATTGCAAATATTTAGGAGGCATCTTTAGAAGGCAAAAATACTTAGCGATATCGCATTGAGGTCATTGCACGGTTCAGTGCAATTAACTACATCAGTTAAATTGTCAATTATCTATTGCGAAATCGAGTTCAACGATCCGTCGACGCAATTGCGATCTCCTATGCGTATTGCAGGTGCTACGCACCGTGCATCTCCATGCAAATCAATTTCTCAGTCTGGTATTTGTTAGTCCTCTTGAAGGACTGAAAGAAATCCTTTTAAGCCTTTCATTGGAAAATCGATATCTATTTGCTGTATATTATAGTATAATTTTTTCAGATCCACAAGAACAACTAAATTTCAAAGTCTGCCAACTGATCTGGGATCTCCTAAATTCTAAGATTTCTAATCTGAAACCTTATGAATTCTAAGATCTCTGGGATCAAGGATCCCGATCGTGGATCGAACACTGCAAAAGGAAGGAGGTCAAGCTCTAGAAAGCTCTAATCAACGTGTCAAGCGTGTGGCACTGAAAGTAAAGCAGTTTGTAATTATCATCAGAGTCTCGCAAGGACATAATAATCAGTCTCGTTGCCGACAAATTTGTCAGGGGGAGGGGTACAAGTGTCGTTGAAAAGCGGTGTCATCACACTCGTTAAGATAGAAGTTCGCACCGTCGCTGCCGCGACTAATTGGCGCGATTTTCGACAAGCGTTTCGTGACCATCTTGCCATAGATAGTTAGCAGCGATTAGTAGCCGCAGTAATGCTATAGTAGTAGTAGAAACATAAGTTAAACAAGAATTTTCCATAGATCCATCCCCGAGGACTCTACCTTACACTGTTACATAATTGAATCGgtaagttgaagaacagtacaaatccaaacttaatcatttttaaataatttcaaaattatatttGGACCACTGAGCCAAAGTATATCAAGGGGGCATAATCGTTTCAACTGTTATAAAATACTTGCATCTTTTTCATTCTATCACAGCTCAACGGTTTgatatatattttcttttttactttAGTTTGACTGCTTGGAAGAACTTGAGTTACTATGCAAAAATTTTGGATTAGAAATATATATTTTCGAAAGTTATACAAGTTTTTCTAGCGTGCCTTTTTTTGAACGATGGCCCTGAAAATGTCAGTACATCATACATCTATCTAAAATTTAAAACTGAAACAGAGCTGTATTACAACATATTAACAGCTGCCTGCTATTCAAGAGGGTTTTCAAAATTCTGAAAAATAAAGGAATAGTGGCATGCCCAAAGGAAAAGTTCAGTTATTTAGGAAAAGAACTTaactttttttctttataaCTAAAAAATGGGGGATCATATCGAAAACAGCCATTGAAAAATGTAGTGTCGAGAAAAACACATTCACATCCCCCAAACAAGCTGCGAAGCCATCTATATAAATATCtaagaaaaaaattgtttaaaacttTCGAACAATTATCCCCCTTTAAATTATACGGAAAAAAGTGGATGTATGCATTATAATTTCAGGGCCCAGATATACAACGTGCATAGAACTACACGTTAGTTGTACTGTTTTTTAACTCACCCATTCAATTCTGTGTAAATGAGATGTAAAAGAAAGTACT carries:
- the LOC143184550 gene encoding synaptic vesicle glycoprotein 2B, which codes for MVESELNLKHNHKCDVKDERLNGCGSKDLELARIGTKGKTLDPEKGSFVKADFEKAIELADYGKFHYFLLTVCGFVSTSEEMDVISMSFILPSAQCDLKLDTQAKGWLNSIIFIGMMAGAYAWGSVADALGRRKVLIAISFTNALCIVASSFSQSYELFMFFRFLNGAALGGSGPVIWSYFAEFQPKSKRGSMLSFMAAFWTLGNLFVAGLAWSIIPNDIGIVSSSFTYNSWRIFLLICAAPSFIVAGLLLLLPESPKYLLSCGRYEEALDIFRGIYAINTGKPRDTYTVKELILDNFQEPEPSKGDIEKNKCKTMLSDIVDNSKQLFISPILRFTIISIIINFTFHIGYYGLMMWFPELFNRFDEFNRDHPTKVASICQVTEYVVQKDSHNVENLCSDKIGASVFLESLITVASAIPANIVAVLGMDRLGRKFFLVFSTLSSGMCSIGLYFVYNKHHNLIVSAIFSGVISCGNAALDCLITEVFPTHLRATGIAISMVAARLGGIIGNIVIAQLLDMYCPAPTFIVAALLIGGGLLCLFLPNTTREPLS
- the Rpl17 gene encoding ribosomal protein L17; the protein is MGRYSQEPVNAAKSCKARGSNLRVHFKNTHETARAIKNMLLKRAQKYLKNIIEHKECVPFRRFNGGVGRCAQAKQFGTTQGRWPKKSAEFLLQLLRNAESNADVAGLETERLVISHIQVNHAPCLRRRTYRAHGRINPYMSSPCHIEVILTEKEDFVMKSPAEEPSKKKVSKKKLAKQKEKMMRE